The nucleotide window TTCTGCGGCGGTCATTATCAGTCAGCTTTGTCAGTTACCCTTAGCGAATTTAGTGGGGCGCGGCACCGGGGTAAATGATGAACAGTTGTTGCATAAGTACAAGGTATTGAAGGCCGCTTTGAATTTACATCAGGCAGATATGCAAACACCTGAAGACGTTTTACGTTGTATTGGAGGGTTGGAAATTGCCGCCTTGACGGGGGCTTATTTAGAGTGCGCCCGCGAGGGGTTGCCGATGGTGGTGGATGGTGTGATTGCCTGTGCGGCCGCACTTTTGGCGTATGAGATGCAACCCGCAGTAAAACCATGGATGTTGTTTGGCCATCAATCGATAGAACCGGCACAGCAGGCTGTGTTTAAACATATCGACGTGACGCCGATATTAGACTTGGAAATGCGATTAGGTGAGGGTTCTGGCGCCGCAATGGCGTTGCCAATCATTCGTTTGGCCTGTGCGTTACACGCCAATATGGCGACTTTTGAGGAGGCCCAGGTATCCGATGCGCATTGAGCTTTTGCGTCATGGCGAGTGTGATGACCAGGCCTGGTTAAGAGGCCGTGTGGATTCTGCTCTGGGTGAACAGGGGTGGCTACAAATGCATAACCAGTTAAAACTTTTGTATGTGACGGATAAATCGGAGTTGGATAAACCCAATATGGTTAAAGCGGATGTAGTGATCTCTTCACCCGCTAAACGTTGTGCTGAATTTGCCCAAAAAATTTATGACCAGGCCTGCTCAGATAATCTTGTGGTTGCAGCCCCGTGGCAAGAGCGCGATTTTGGGGTGTTTGATGGCTTGCCGTTTGACAGGGTGCAGCAGAAATATCCACAAGAATTAGAACGGTATCTACAAAACCCCTATAAAAATCCCATCCCTAAAGCAGAGAGTTTTGCTGACTTCAAAACCCGGATTCAGCAGGCCTGGTCAAATTTAATTCATTCAGATTATCAGTCCGTTTTATTGGTTACGCACAGCGGTCCGATGCGTTTGGTCTTGCAGCAGATTTTAGGATTTCCCGACCAACAACTGTTTCAGCTTGAACTGGGTTATGGCGCGCGAATTTCGATTGACGTGATTCCAACCGACACGCAGCCATTTTGTAAGCTTGTCGAAATCGTGCAATCAAAGACACAAGCAATAGGGTAAAAATGAAACCATTCTGGCTAGCGTTACAATTTATGAGTCGTTTACCGACACCGCAATTTGATTCTATCTCTGCACAAGAGATGGGGCGGTCGATTCAATTTTTCCCGATTGTGGGGCTGATTGTCGGGAGTGTTTTGGTCGCCAGCGCACAGCTGCACTTTTTTTTGCCCAATGAGATTGTCGCGGGTTTGGTGTTAGCTGTATGGGCTTGGGTAACCGGCGCTTTGCATCTGGATGGTTTGGCTGATACCGCCGATGGCTGGCTGGGCGGAGTAGGTAACCAACAACGCGCTTTGGAAATTATGAAAGACAGCCGTATCGGCACTGGAGGCGGTGTTGCTTTAGTGATTATTCTCTTATTGAAATGGTTGGCCTTAACCTATTTGATTGTAGCCCAGTCGTGGCTCTGGTTATTGTTTATTCCGCTTATAGCCCGAGTTGCCGCTATTGGACTGATGCCGTTTACACCTTACGTCAGTTTGCAAGGTTTGGCGGAAGAGATGGTGTTAAACCTCAATCGCTGGGGAGTGTTTGTTTGGTTGGGGTTAGTATTGCTCGTATTGATTTGGCTAGCTTGGCCATTGGCTTTGGGGTTGATCGGAGTCTGGTTATGGATGCGTTGGTTGATGATACGCATAACCGGGGGCATGACTGGCGATACCGCTGGGGCAATGACCGAAGTGATGGAGCTGGCGATGATGATTGGCTTGATTGCCTTTTTGGGTTTAGCGAACTCTTGATAAATCCCAGGTTTTGGTGATTTGAATAAGTCTTGCTACCGCGATTAATGGCTTTCAAACGCAATTTCAATCAGATTCAATCAAGTCGTTATGGTTGTGTTTTGCGGACTTTATCGATTGTTTGGCACAAGCCTTCTATACTTTCAATCAAACGTTCGGTAGAGCGTTGAAATGTATCTGCATTTAACAGATAAATATGCTTGTTTTTCACCGCTTTCAAATTTGACCATTTTTGCCAATCTTTTAACCAGGCCTGCTGCACCGCTTTGAGTCCACCTAATAAAATGGTGTCAGGGTCCTTGGCAATCACACTTTCAATATTCACCTCTGCAGCCAATATCGGTAAATCCTCAAACACGTTGGTGGCACCACAAATATTCAACGCCTGACTAATGAATTGTGAGCCGTTGATGGTCATTATCGGCGCATTCCAAATTTGGTAGAAAGCGCTGACCTTAGGTTTTGACTGGTAGGTCAATGCTAAACGTTCAAGTTGAATCTCTAAGCGCTTGGCCACTGAATCGGCTATCGTCTGGCTTTGTAGCTGTTCGCCAAAAAAACGGATCTCTTTAGGGATGTCAGCCAATTTATAAGGTTCGGAATAGATGACTTTAAACCCAAGTTGTTCAAGCTTTTCTATGTCTTTAATGCGGTTACCGCTACGCCAAGCGATAATTAAATCGGGGTTGAGTTGAATGATTTTTTCGATATTAAGCGCATGATAACTGCCGACGTTTTCGATTTTTAAGGCGGCGGCAGGGTAGTCAGAATAACTGACCACTCCAACCACTTTATCGCCCGCACCGGCGGAAAACAGCATTTCGGTAATATGTGGGGCTAACGAGATAACACGCTGCGGAGCATTTTGCGCCTGACTTAATGAAGTATAAACAAGCAGGTATAAGCCACTCAGCAAGACAGCAAGGTGCTGCGTAAGCTTGGATCTAAATGGAAAATCAAACAACATAAAATATCATCAGTAAACTGAACAATGTGAACACCACCACAGCATCGATTTTATTACGTAACTTTAAAGCGGTTTGTAAATGTTTGGCGGTAATTTGCTGGGGTTGTGATGGCTCTCCGAAATAGGCTTTGTGTTTCAGTTCTCCAAAATAATACGTATCGCCGCCCAATTGACATTGGCAATGTAACGCCATCGCACTGATGGGATGGCCGGCATTGGGGCTATCGTGCTTTTTTCCATAAGGATAGAATTTCGATAAATGGCTTTTGGCACTTAAAATCATAATCAACAATGCGGTTATCCTTGCCGGAATCCAGTTTAACAGGTCATCCATTTTGGCGGAGGCCTTACCAAAATCTGCATAGCGAGCATTACGATAGCCCACCATCGAATCTAACGTATTGACGGCCTTATAAACCACCAGGCCTGGTAAGCCGGCTAATAAAAACCAAAAAAGTGGGGCGATATAGCCATCACTCAAATTTTCAGCGTAGGTTTCAATGCCAGCTTTGTAGCAATCACCATCGCTTAAGGATTGGGTATCTCGGCTGACCAACATCGCCACGGCCTGCCTTTTGTCGGGATTGTTAATCAATGCATTGACGGAATCAAATAACATGCGATGTGCCAATAGCATGGAGGCGAACAATCCGGTGAACAGAATATTGAGCAGGCCTGGTAATTGAACAAAAAAGTAAACCAACACACCGCTAAACCCTAAACAGAGCAGTAATAGACTCGCTAACAGCAGCACGCCACGTAATTGAGTGGCTTGGTAAAAATGGCGTTCAAAAAAGCTAATCCAATCGCCCATCAAAATAACCGGGTGACGAATCCCTTTGAACTCGCCAAACAGACGGTCCACTAAAACAGCGAGCAACGCGCTGGTTAAAATCAATTCGAAATCAAATAGCAACATCGGTTATCGGTTCTTGGGTTAAATCTTCCAGCTGCGACCAGCTGGCGAGTAAACGGTTGTGGCTGGCTTCATCTTTGACGGCAAGGCGCAAGCTGTAATCGCCTAAACCAAAGTTTTGGCAGTCACGCACCAAAATACCGGTTTTAGCCAAAGCTTGTTGAATCACCTGAGCTTTAATGCGGGTTTTGACTAAAATAAAATTGACCTGGCCTGGGTAAATAGTCTTTACCAACGGAGATTCTTGCAGGGCTCGAATCAAATCGGTTTTAAGTTGCGTTTGTAGGATATGGTTTTGACTTTCCAGGCTGTGATCTTGCATCCGTTGCAATAATAAAGCTTGGTCTATGGCCGAAACCGGCCAGTGAGCTTGAGGCCATTGCGTTAAAAAATCCGGGTGGGCAAACACCGCACCTACCCGTAACCCCGGGCAGGCGTAATACTTGGTGAGCGATTGCAAAACAATCAGTTTTGGCCAAGTATCTAGTAATGAACGGCCGCTAATTTTAGGGTCAAAGCTGATAAAGGGTAAAAACGATTCATCGAGCAATACCCAGCAGTCTTGTTGTTGCCATAAATCAAACAACGGTTTCAACTCTTGTAAACTCACATAACGTCCGTCCGGGGTAGAGGGATTGACCCAAACCACCAAACTGTTTTTGGCAATCGGTATCTGTGCCAATTTTTCAATTGAGTTGGCTGAAAATGCCGATTCTTGAGTCTGGCTGAGGCGTTCGATACGTTGGATTTTCGAACCGTAAGATAAGGCCACCCGCTCATATTCTCCAAAAATAGGTGTATATAACACAGTGTTTTTTGGGCGCAAATAGGCGAACAGATTGAGAATGGCACTGGAAATGCCATTGCTGACGGTTATGCAGTCTCTGTCAATTTGAAAACGGTTTTGTATGGTGTTGATAAGCGATTGATGTGTTGAGTCTGGATAGTGGAGCAAAGCCAGCGGATTAAAGTGCGGCGCTTCTGCAAAAAACCAAGGTGCGATGCTAGCAGAAAAATCCACACACTCGGTTAAGGCTTCATCAGCAGATAAGCCTTGTTGAGCTGCCAGTGTATAGATTTGTCCACCATGATCGAATGCCATTATAAATCGACACCTTTTTGCGCTTTAATACCGCTTTTGTAGGCGTGTTTTTCGTCTTTGATTTCCGAAACCGTATCGGCCAGTTCACGCAGTTCGGCAATCGCCGAGCGACCGGTAACCACCACATGTTGCATCTCGGGGCGTTCGCTTAAGGTATTGAGCACCACGTCTTTATCCAGATAGTCATAACTTAATAGATAGGTTAGTTCATCTAATACCACCAAGTCGTAACTTGGATCCTGCAACATTTTAGTGGCAATCTGCCAGGCGCGTTCAGAGGTTTCAATATCACTGGTGCGGTTTTGGGTGTCCCAGGTGAATCCATCGCCCAATACATGCCATTCACAATTCGGTTGGGCGTTGAAAAAGGCCTCTTCACCCGTGTCGGTTCGGCTTTTAATAAATTGGCAAACCCCCACTTTCATGCCATGACCTAAAGCACGTGCGACCATTCCAAAGCCCGAAGTGGATTTGCCTTTGCCGTTGCCGGTAATCACTAATAAAATCCCTTTTTCTGTATCGGCACGGGCAATAGCGGCATCGATTTGGGCTTTTTTACGCTCCATTCGCACTTTGTGATAATGGTTTTTTCTATCTTCAGCGGACATTGAGTTTGTCATGGGAATCCTTTTTGCCTAGTTTAAACAGGGTGGCTAGCGTTTAATTTCATTGCCAAAGTGGGTTATCTTTAAGTTGTTGCAACCCTTTTAACAGAAGCGGTGCGGGTTGTAAAAAATTTGTGCCATCTAAGGTCACAATTTGTGTCCCTTGTGGCAATTTCATTAAACGGCAAGCGGGCGCAAGTTGGCGTTCAAAAATAAACACCAAGTTGGGTTGGGTTTGTTGAATCAAGATTTCCAATTGATTGGCAATTTTAGTTTCCGGTAAATGAGTGATGCGTTTTTGCTTGCCGACCACTTCGAAGCCAGCTTCTGTGAACAAATCCGCCAACCAGGATGATTTACCAAAAGCATAAGGTTGACCACCGCAAGAGGAGATTAGTAACGCTTTAGGTGGGCTTGTATGCTTGGTATTTATGGTTCTGATTTGGGTGGCTTGGCTACGCCATGCAGAGGGAAACGCTTGGGCAAGTTGCAATGCATCAGCATCGTCACTGTGTCTGGCGATATCCATTAGATTGTCCTCAACCTGTTGCATAGAGTCAAAACTGTGTAAACGTAACGCGGTTTTGACATTGGGTTGAATCGCTTCAAAATCGGTTAATTTCGTCCAATCTGAGGTAATCCATAAATCGGCTTTGAGTTTAGCAATTGCCTCACTATCTGGGTCAAACAAGCCGCCAGTATCGACCAAACCCAAGGATTTGTCATAGCGACTGGCACCCACCATACAAGGCTTTAAGCCTAAATAGTCTAGCTGATGAGTGATATAGGGCGATTGACTGATAATACGTGGACAGTCGGCAAATATGGCTGTGCTGGTAAACAAGCTGATTAGGCTTATCATGCCTATTAAGGGGGGTATCACTTTATTTGTCATTGCTTTGTCCCCAATAATTAAGATAAGTAATTTCTTCTTTGGTTTGTGGGGTGCGCCAGTTTTCCTGCTCAAGCATGGGTTTGGCATAAAACTCCTCGACTTGTCCTAGGCATAAAATGGCAATCGGTTTGGCTTGGTTTTGAGGATTATCCGCCGTAGGAAACGCTAAACTTTGAGCCACTTTTTCAGGGTCAAATAGCGACACCCATCCCGTACCGATGCCTTCGGCACGGGCAGCTAAGGCTAGGTTTTGAATGGCACAACCGATGGATGCGATATCCATTTCCGGCAGGGTGCGGCGTCCGAAAACATGTTGTTCACGATTTTCACATAGCGCAACCACCAACACTTCGGCACAATCGAGAATACCTTCTACTTTTAGACGCATAAACTCGTCTTCTCGCTCATTGAGGGCTCGGGCGGTGATAAGTCGTTCGGCCTCAACCAAATCGTGCAGTTGCTGGCGTAAAATCACATCGGTCACTCGAATAAATCGCCACGGTTGCATCAAGCCAACGCTGGGTG belongs to Thiomicrorhabdus immobilis and includes:
- a CDS encoding histidine phosphatase family protein codes for the protein MRIELLRHGECDDQAWLRGRVDSALGEQGWLQMHNQLKLLYVTDKSELDKPNMVKADVVISSPAKRCAEFAQKIYDQACSDNLVVAAPWQERDFGVFDGLPFDRVQQKYPQELERYLQNPYKNPIPKAESFADFKTRIQQAWSNLIHSDYQSVLLVTHSGPMRLVLQQILGFPDQQLFQLELGYGARISIDVIPTDTQPFCKLVEIVQSKTQAIG
- the cbiB gene encoding adenosylcobinamide-phosphate synthase CbiB: MLLFDFELILTSALLAVLVDRLFGEFKGIRHPVILMGDWISFFERHFYQATQLRGVLLLASLLLLCLGFSGVLVYFFVQLPGLLNILFTGLFASMLLAHRMLFDSVNALINNPDKRQAVAMLVSRDTQSLSDGDCYKAGIETYAENLSDGYIAPLFWFLLAGLPGLVVYKAVNTLDSMVGYRNARYADFGKASAKMDDLLNWIPARITALLIMILSAKSHLSKFYPYGKKHDSPNAGHPISAMALHCQCQLGGDTYYFGELKHKAYFGEPSQPQQITAKHLQTALKLRNKIDAVVVFTLFSLLMIFYVV
- the cobO gene encoding cob(I)yrinic acid a,c-diamide adenosyltransferase — encoded protein: MTNSMSAEDRKNHYHKVRMERKKAQIDAAIARADTEKGILLVITGNGKGKSTSGFGMVARALGHGMKVGVCQFIKSRTDTGEEAFFNAQPNCEWHVLGDGFTWDTQNRTSDIETSERAWQIATKMLQDPSYDLVVLDELTYLLSYDYLDKDVVLNTLSERPEMQHVVVTGRSAIAELRELADTVSEIKDEKHAYKSGIKAQKGVDL
- the cobS gene encoding adenosylcobinamide-GDP ribazoletransferase encodes the protein MKPFWLALQFMSRLPTPQFDSISAQEMGRSIQFFPIVGLIVGSVLVASAQLHFFLPNEIVAGLVLAVWAWVTGALHLDGLADTADGWLGGVGNQQRALEIMKDSRIGTGGGVALVIILLLKWLALTYLIVAQSWLWLLFIPLIARVAAIGLMPFTPYVSLQGLAEEMVLNLNRWGVFVWLGLVLLVLIWLAWPLALGLIGVWLWMRWLMIRITGGMTGDTAGAMTEVMELAMMIGLIAFLGLANS
- a CDS encoding cobalamin-binding protein, translated to MLFDFPFRSKLTQHLAVLLSGLYLLVYTSLSQAQNAPQRVISLAPHITEMLFSAGAGDKVVGVVSYSDYPAAALKIENVGSYHALNIEKIIQLNPDLIIAWRSGNRIKDIEKLEQLGFKVIYSEPYKLADIPKEIRFFGEQLQSQTIADSVAKRLEIQLERLALTYQSKPKVSAFYQIWNAPIMTINGSQFISQALNICGATNVFEDLPILAAEVNIESVIAKDPDTILLGGLKAVQQAWLKDWQKWSNLKAVKNKHIYLLNADTFQRSTERLIESIEGLCQTIDKVRKTQP
- a CDS encoding pyridoxal phosphate-dependent aminotransferase, with protein sequence MAFDHGGQIYTLAAQQGLSADEALTECVDFSASIAPWFFAEAPHFNPLALLHYPDSTHQSLINTIQNRFQIDRDCITVSNGISSAILNLFAYLRPKNTVLYTPIFGEYERVALSYGSKIQRIERLSQTQESAFSANSIEKLAQIPIAKNSLVVWVNPSTPDGRYVSLQELKPLFDLWQQQDCWVLLDESFLPFISFDPKISGRSLLDTWPKLIVLQSLTKYYACPGLRVGAVFAHPDFLTQWPQAHWPVSAIDQALLLQRMQDHSLESQNHILQTQLKTDLIRALQESPLVKTIYPGQVNFILVKTRIKAQVIQQALAKTGILVRDCQNFGLGDYSLRLAVKDEASHNRLLASWSQLEDLTQEPITDVAI
- a CDS encoding ABC transporter substrate-binding protein codes for the protein MTNKVIPPLIGMISLISLFTSTAIFADCPRIISQSPYITHQLDYLGLKPCMVGASRYDKSLGLVDTGGLFDPDSEAIAKLKADLWITSDWTKLTDFEAIQPNVKTALRLHSFDSMQQVEDNLMDIARHSDDADALQLAQAFPSAWRSQATQIRTINTKHTSPPKALLISSCGGQPYAFGKSSWLADLFTEAGFEVVGKQKRITHLPETKIANQLEILIQQTQPNLVFIFERQLAPACRLMKLPQGTQIVTLDGTNFLQPAPLLLKGLQQLKDNPLWQ